The Achromobacter deleyi genome has a window encoding:
- the gcvP gene encoding aminomethyl-transferring glycine dehydrogenase gives MSRALDTHTDFIPRHIGPSDADQAAMLAAIGSASLDALIEEVVPLKIRSQEPLALPQSRSEADVLAELKQIAGRNKVYRSYIGQGYYGTQTPNVVLRNILENPAWYTAYTPYQPEISQGRLEALLNYQTMVADLTGLDISNASLLDESTAAAEAMTLARRGAKSQSPVFFISRHVHPQTIEVVRTRAEGLGLEIAVGDEAEGLPECFGVLLQYPHSTGSVSDYRKLAEAAHAQGAVVACATDLLALALLAAPGEWGADIAIGSAQRFGVPFGFGGPHAGFMACKDAFKRNMAGRLVGVSKDAQGNPAMRLALQTREQHIRREKATSNICTAQVLLAVMAGMYAVWHGPAGIRRIAERVQRSTAILRAELIKLGVKVVNDTFFDTLLLETGAATPAILTAADCAHVNLRRVDGARLAVSLDETVNVADLQALVNVFASGLERDDVELDIDALDAAAAGGIPASVARKSAILSHPVFSSVQSETDMLRYLRKLADKDLALDRTMIPLGSCTMKLNATAEMIPITWPEFALIHPFAPASQSQGYNELIDRLSAALCEITGYDNISLQPNSGAQGEYAGLLAIRGYHQANGQHQRNICLIPSSAHGTNPASAQLAGMDVVVVASDANGNVDLADLRAKIEQVGDKLAALMITYPSTHGVFEEAVTEICDLVHKAGGQVYLDGANMNAMVGVAKPGKFGSDVSHLNLHKTFCIPHGGGGPGVGPVAVRSHLAPYLPGVVNEQGKLPGDARVGPVSAAPFGSAGILPIPFVYIELMGADGLRRATEVAILNANYIATRLRDHYPVLYAGRNGRVAHECILDVRPLKETSGISAEDIAKRLMDYGFHAPTMSFPVAGTLMVEPTESEGVAELDRFIDAMISIREEIAQVERGERDRDDNVLKNAPHTAQMLLAEEWLHDYPRQQAAYPVASLRDAKYWPPVARVDNAYGDRNLVCACLPVEAYA, from the coding sequence AAGTCGTGCCTCTCAAGATCCGCAGCCAGGAGCCGTTGGCGCTGCCGCAGTCGCGCAGCGAAGCCGACGTGCTGGCCGAGCTGAAGCAGATCGCGGGCCGCAACAAGGTCTACCGCAGCTATATCGGACAGGGGTATTACGGCACGCAGACGCCCAACGTGGTGTTGCGCAACATTCTTGAGAATCCCGCCTGGTACACGGCCTACACGCCCTACCAGCCCGAGATCTCGCAGGGCCGCCTGGAAGCCCTGCTGAACTACCAGACCATGGTCGCCGACCTGACCGGGCTGGACATCTCCAATGCCTCGCTGCTGGACGAAAGCACCGCCGCCGCCGAAGCCATGACGCTCGCCCGCCGCGGCGCCAAGTCGCAAAGCCCGGTGTTCTTCATTTCGCGTCACGTGCATCCCCAGACCATCGAAGTCGTGCGCACCCGCGCCGAAGGCCTGGGACTGGAGATCGCGGTGGGCGACGAGGCCGAAGGCCTGCCCGAGTGCTTTGGCGTGCTGCTGCAGTACCCGCACAGCACGGGTTCCGTTTCCGACTACCGCAAGCTGGCCGAAGCTGCCCACGCGCAAGGCGCCGTGGTCGCTTGCGCCACCGACCTGCTGGCGCTGGCCCTGCTGGCCGCCCCGGGTGAGTGGGGCGCGGACATCGCCATCGGTTCGGCCCAGCGCTTCGGCGTGCCGTTCGGCTTTGGCGGCCCGCACGCCGGCTTCATGGCCTGCAAGGATGCGTTCAAGCGCAACATGGCCGGCCGCCTGGTCGGCGTGTCCAAGGACGCGCAGGGCAACCCGGCGATGCGCCTGGCGCTGCAGACCCGCGAACAGCACATCCGCCGCGAGAAGGCCACCTCCAACATCTGCACCGCGCAGGTGCTGCTGGCCGTGATGGCCGGCATGTACGCGGTGTGGCATGGCCCCGCCGGCATCCGCCGCATCGCCGAGCGCGTGCAACGCAGCACCGCCATCCTGCGCGCCGAACTCATCAAGCTGGGCGTCAAGGTCGTCAATGACACCTTCTTCGACACCCTGCTGCTGGAAACCGGCGCGGCCACCCCGGCCATCCTGACCGCCGCGGACTGCGCGCACGTCAACCTGCGCCGCGTCGATGGCGCCCGCCTCGCGGTCTCGCTGGACGAGACCGTCAACGTGGCCGACCTGCAGGCGCTGGTCAATGTCTTCGCCTCCGGGCTGGAGCGCGACGACGTCGAGCTCGACATCGACGCGCTGGACGCCGCGGCCGCCGGCGGCATTCCCGCTTCGGTCGCGCGCAAGAGCGCAATCCTGTCGCACCCGGTGTTCTCCAGCGTGCAGTCCGAAACCGACATGCTGCGCTACCTGCGCAAACTGGCCGACAAGGACCTGGCGCTGGACCGCACGATGATCCCGCTGGGTTCGTGCACCATGAAGCTCAACGCCACGGCCGAGATGATCCCCATCACCTGGCCCGAATTCGCGCTGATCCACCCGTTCGCGCCGGCTTCGCAAAGCCAGGGCTACAACGAACTGATCGACCGCCTGTCGGCCGCGCTGTGCGAAATCACCGGCTACGACAACATCAGCCTGCAGCCCAACTCGGGCGCGCAAGGCGAATACGCCGGCCTGCTGGCCATCCGCGGCTATCACCAGGCCAACGGCCAGCACCAGCGCAACATCTGCCTGATCCCGTCCTCGGCGCACGGCACCAACCCCGCGTCGGCCCAACTGGCCGGCATGGACGTGGTGGTGGTGGCTTCCGACGCCAACGGCAACGTGGACCTGGCCGACCTGCGCGCCAAGATCGAGCAGGTCGGCGACAAGCTGGCCGCGCTGATGATCACGTATCCCTCGACCCACGGCGTGTTCGAAGAAGCCGTGACCGAAATCTGCGATCTGGTCCACAAGGCCGGCGGCCAGGTCTACCTGGACGGCGCCAACATGAACGCGATGGTCGGCGTGGCCAAGCCCGGCAAGTTCGGCTCGGACGTGTCCCACCTGAACCTGCACAAGACCTTCTGCATCCCGCACGGCGGCGGCGGCCCGGGCGTGGGTCCCGTGGCGGTGCGCTCGCATCTGGCGCCCTACCTGCCTGGCGTGGTGAACGAACAGGGCAAGCTGCCCGGCGACGCCCGCGTCGGCCCGGTTTCGGCCGCGCCGTTCGGCTCCGCCGGCATCCTGCCGATCCCGTTCGTGTACATCGAACTGATGGGCGCCGACGGCCTGCGCCGCGCGACCGAAGTGGCCATCCTGAACGCCAACTACATCGCCACCCGCCTGCGCGACCACTATCCGGTCCTGTACGCGGGCCGCAATGGCCGCGTGGCGCACGAGTGCATCCTGGACGTGCGTCCGCTCAAGGAAACCAGCGGCATCAGCGCCGAAGACATCGCCAAGCGCCTGATGGACTATGGTTTCCATGCGCCGACCATGAGCTTCCCGGTCGCGGGCACCTTGATGGTCGAGCCCACCGAGTCCGAAGGCGTGGCCGAACTGGACCGCTTCATCGACGCGATGATCTCGATCCGCGAGGAAATCGCCCAGGTTGAACGCGGCGAACGCGATCGCGACGACAACGTCCTGAAGAACGCGCCGCACACCGCCCAGATGTTGCTGGCCGAGGAATGGCTGCACGACTACCCGCGCCAGCAGGCCGCCTACCCGGTTGCTTCGCTGCGCGATGCCAAGTACTGGCCGCCGGTGGCTCGCGTGGACAACGCCTACGGCGACCGCAACCTGGTGTGCGCCTGCCTGCCGGTAGAAGCCTACGCCTGA
- a CDS encoding DUF945 family protein — MKKSVAITLGVVIVGAGSWVGATWYTGKRIEESSQRHLAEANEKLAKLTPLFGLRIDQLKYERSLFSTQARYGLSFVKNDKSPDLMPAGMIEFDANVEHGPFPKSALARGAIAPKLAFVHAEIAKTDNIKPVFELTKDVSPLVGDSIVSYGGYATSTAKIAPVTIAHDGNSVDFSGMLINGTFDRDTQAVTAHGVMDKLSVDGTKSNDPVVVTMAGMTIDVNSRMGKFGVSMGDSDLKIKRIDASRPGDEVKVAVDNFGYGVKLSEDDKSINMQAAYQTGDITVNDVVLGNGQAVIKLARLDGQAVKQLSDTYNQLMRQYMLGADDEGLKDEQIQVLLDNAGKLLAGNPSFSIDPLSWKTAKGESKLTFTLDLANPANAKDLTPQEIAVQAIKKIDATLVISKPMIHDLMTQYAIKKEGLAADKAATEADEQVRQMSGMAEMLNVGKNDGDNIVGKFTFADGMGDLNGKKIPAEELFSGLLGATGLDSMDDEDEMPIVGMESEEEPAAAASAVGVMEDFNLESVAGMLEDMGYTVNKSDGDEGPVLVLSAGSTGASDLRVELLCNDFTEKCLDLVMTATYSSKKPMSLKAINAWNQEYRWTRAYLDDKNQAVLQMDMNAEGGIGKDNLQILLNTFLSIAEDFGTASKGAPAK; from the coding sequence ATGAAAAAGAGCGTAGCGATCACCCTGGGTGTGGTCATAGTGGGAGCGGGAAGCTGGGTAGGCGCCACGTGGTACACCGGCAAGCGCATCGAGGAAAGTTCGCAGCGCCATCTGGCCGAAGCCAATGAAAAGCTGGCCAAGCTCACGCCTTTGTTCGGTCTGCGCATCGATCAGCTGAAGTACGAGCGCAGCCTGTTCTCCACGCAGGCGCGCTATGGCCTGTCGTTCGTCAAGAACGACAAGAGCCCGGACCTGATGCCTGCCGGCATGATCGAATTCGACGCCAACGTCGAACACGGCCCCTTCCCCAAGAGCGCGCTGGCGCGCGGCGCCATTGCGCCCAAGCTGGCGTTCGTTCACGCTGAAATCGCCAAGACGGACAACATCAAGCCCGTGTTCGAACTGACCAAGGACGTCTCGCCCCTGGTCGGCGACTCCATCGTCAGCTATGGCGGCTATGCCACGTCGACCGCCAAGATCGCGCCTGTCACGATCGCCCACGACGGCAATTCCGTCGATTTCAGCGGCATGCTGATCAACGGCACGTTCGACCGCGACACGCAAGCCGTCACCGCGCACGGCGTGATGGACAAGCTGTCGGTCGACGGCACCAAGAGCAACGATCCGGTCGTGGTCACCATGGCCGGCATGACGATCGACGTCAACAGCCGCATGGGCAAGTTCGGCGTGTCGATGGGCGATTCGGACCTGAAGATCAAGCGCATCGACGCCTCCCGGCCCGGCGACGAGGTCAAGGTCGCGGTGGACAACTTCGGCTACGGCGTGAAGCTGTCCGAAGACGACAAGTCGATCAACATGCAGGCCGCCTACCAGACCGGCGACATCACCGTGAACGACGTGGTGCTGGGCAATGGCCAGGCCGTGATCAAGCTGGCCCGGCTGGACGGCCAGGCCGTCAAGCAGCTGTCCGACACCTACAACCAGCTCATGCGCCAGTACATGCTGGGCGCGGACGACGAAGGCCTGAAGGACGAACAGATCCAGGTACTGCTGGATAACGCCGGCAAGCTGCTGGCGGGCAATCCGTCGTTCAGCATCGATCCCCTGAGCTGGAAGACGGCCAAGGGCGAAAGCAAGCTGACCTTCACCCTTGACCTGGCCAACCCGGCCAACGCCAAGGATCTGACGCCTCAGGAAATCGCGGTCCAGGCCATCAAGAAGATCGACGCCACGCTGGTCATCTCCAAGCCCATGATCCACGACCTGATGACTCAGTACGCCATCAAGAAGGAAGGCCTGGCAGCGGACAAGGCCGCCACCGAAGCCGACGAACAGGTGCGCCAGATGTCCGGCATGGCTGAAATGCTCAACGTCGGCAAGAACGACGGCGACAACATTGTCGGCAAGTTCACCTTCGCCGACGGCATGGGTGACCTGAACGGCAAGAAGATCCCCGCCGAAGAACTCTTCAGCGGCCTCCTGGGCGCCACCGGCCTGGACTCGATGGATGACGAGGACGAAATGCCCATTGTCGGCATGGAATCCGAGGAAGAGCCGGCCGCCGCCGCTTCCGCCGTGGGTGTGATGGAGGATTTCAACCTGGAATCCGTGGCCGGCATGCTGGAAGACATGGGTTACACGGTCAACAAGTCCGACGGCGATGAAGGCCCCGTGCTGGTCCTGAGCGCAGGCAGCACCGGCGCCAGCGATCTGCGCGTGGAACTCCTGTGCAACGACTTCACCGAAAAGTGCCTGGACCTGGTGATGACCGCCACCTACTCCAGCAAGAAGCCGATGTCGCTGAAGGCCATCAACGCCTGGAACCAGGAATACCGCTGGACCCGCGCCTACCTGGATGACAAGAACCAGGCCGTGCTGCAGATGGACATGAACGCGGAAGGCGGAATCGGCAAGGACAACCTGCAGATCCTGCTCAACACGTTCCTGAGCATCGCTGAAGACTTCGGCACCGCCAGCAAGGGCGCGCCCGCCAAGTAA